Proteins from a single region of Deinococcus fonticola:
- a CDS encoding translocation/assembly module TamB domain-containing protein has translation MTRPGSPELTPPPSPAPRRRKARKWPWVLLGAGLALGAVAAYSPALFGNQILGRLGEQVGVKGGRVRGPLWSPTLSDAAIDLPGLTATAGRANVTVVSANPFTRTARINVSVNDATVNLKLKELMSGTGQPAGGGGGGWKIIVNQVNVQNTRLNVDGQGANIPSVTARISRDASGKILLHGRTPEGPLSAQVQVADTAAGANRFTVHFDADARIARDYWKGIEAGWLRGQYVFGDGPIQGDVKLYRGLLRVPEAQFVTVKNVTGTALHRGDRITLNLAGTGWDGPVTAKGGVDLKAQNWTVSADATPTVAGLARSLNTTGQGNLKLRVTAGGWSTIRVKAYAQGAGTLAGVPFSNAKAEYTLLNNDTHRTPQTNDLSFSADTGLSGSQRLEGQWAFGRKGSATWKGDLAGKPLDIAASMNDANLVALRGRGLGGPLAATFDLEGQQLAATFSPAFAAAKADITLTGTPENLTAVVKNGAAGPFPLSGTARLTKTGVTADFGTVQLNLDKQFRGTWQARNLTGAGVTLSGRGRLDATGGDVTGDVQAKVPGIPQALSGPLNLNYIDQRGTFRPGGQVLTWQGDQFGLKVKGLAVAGGARLSGNLRVDSRLNAFGNLRVLGSSYDLTATALGQSARVRGTAAGIPVQADAQLQAPYLTTVSIPGTDVRGVLSVNERVNFTLSTRRDTLRGVVDGERVNVNGRVNLAALAPVLPTKNLSGLVEISAVRTGANTRLNVQTVRPVQLDVGGPAVNVGHLGVNLDGNLRGTWQVRGLTGAGAAASGAGRLDLNSGNLAGNVQADVPGIARRLSGPLSLNFRENRGEFRPSGQVLSWQGQNVRVQANDLPLSVGARVSGDVRVDSQLNAFGTLRASGNGYNLTAQARGDQASLRGTAGGVSVVADTFLKAPYRTTARLEGTDIRAAISVQNGVRFTVSTLGDTASGVLNGPNLNASGRVNLAALRPLLPLKDLGGTLDLNLAGQGGTARVSVLTSGANVSGTLTRAAGADPFGRVLANLTATLPDVNGARPTARLSGQVYPEVQTGGTVTYQNQKLNLAVNGPYGSLAARVTGRTGPLAFGGVSVPAQAVNIRAALTPSLSASGTWGNLRATYDGKTGLTRVAGRQALTAFGQSGQVQGRATWGPGFKGAVDVRGVLDQYTLAASGPWSRLNVLLTDAQGLRGTGTASLPGGRYDIEVNGPLTIPGQERLIVSGKVQGTGANPRGTVLLRDPRGGQARVTLNGFDNLNVTAERLTLAGQTLDGTLSAQKGLLTGTLKAGPLTVVAANGRLRATGNFAGNDVVASGRLILPATVSDLNVRVSGPYLTAQASGSAANLRGQVNLKAQRFGSPALGVIVPAQTLPLSASLTGARANIAGLVYQGGQWRGRAALAYALQTQAAGKQVGRLTLVGGGNTLAALPSGPLEGRVQVLPALGGTLSARLAPFIGVLPEKLRAYVQPGRLVAQVWATGAELTLQQTRYLQEPLGLNAHVDWRSVNGRRGVQVQGALTHPGSRLPVQFDGKNLSVRGATLDARALRPLLDGAGGRVNLDLNVPELKFGRATGQAGVNIALQGQRAVGRVTLRGGQLAANLSSTLQGYDVRLLGPIYPRANATLQVVGGTGTRVNATLQGDAAQTIRLRAQGTVQNQPLNVTAWANGLTGNTSSVKAAGSFAGAALDIALNRSGGAGLAAWKASGTLNVPDLRPLANTAGRVNAVLGGTLANLNLLASGEAAGVNFSAPARFQNGVLSVRDAQANLAQGNVTASGNLFPTLALKARADVRDVLPGQYTAQVTGTFSRPDVSVTGKLSRAVNGLDVAATTLNARLLGKTWKAEFTGGKVSGTVRGQLDSGAVAGLQNASLNLNTRYASGENDVRLRGPLGWNARSGWLGNLRVTGDVPGGPLDAIFTGQGPLTATGTLGIREKQAGFNAVLPANLPLKPAGSITVTRLDAGAFWGRAGQLQASGTATLGGPAWNRVEATFAGQLTDSAGELSGQLNARYAAGNVDATLNGPQVTGSATLRNGRYDATLKSAPLHLARLLPESTGVADLTFAGTVQARGSAAGGPERLTLQNVKLKGTQAQAGPFSLYGSAEYQPRGELLKANLRGSLRGGLISAVGEMPAGLNVQVNGVPTNYPGAASFGTGKADGTVTLTGQASDPFLSGNLNVLTGDLAARLTVSGRGRDPQLSARATLNGGTTGTLYAEASTFDFQKGTARTKVYGTVRRAQNIADVNLSGVWPDLSGTVQAKVDGLASPVRLTGDGRGGYALNAGTLGRGNLQLTRTATLIPKLSGSLNLNPLTLVDGSKGQADVAVTLGGLLNAPTLAGSITTVGAEVAGVTLLDTTGTVTGTLQNLTGTLRQGTQTVGTLNGRTLTLTDFGVKAAGSTLRASGTANLNGVADLALTSVGAVQGTLKVDYREALLKASGNVATQGFTGSVNVQASQKTGWNGTARVTGGPNGLLTQPAELKVSGPLAQPLLTGQAGVLGAQARIVASQKLVNIRLVDGPGATASGAVQIQPDAAGEWRWSGATSLTRPELSLSLTPSGPLADPQVVLSVRRGEWRASGTASRENADLNVSDGTASGRVTWKMDAAGQSGQLGVNLPGLNLGTLDVKGLNGIVTANGVLNTQAQNGNLAFTVKGFTTPQEVPVVGLQPAGDITGQVSLAAGVPKLQASANLNVGTLNLNATQVKVNGENRWAGTLGGTIRKDQGSVLVNLNADTNGLRGQVSATNYVLSVSGQSTTVNGTLTLNGQTFDASGRLGNGRGTLTASGGIADILPALQNIVALRPTGDGYTARAVLNDLDIERLNVAPGLSGRVSGEANLNDGGGTFFLQSNALKLGPKTLPARIEGTQATGSWRLRGFLGETEFTAGLDARSEVFGQANLRALPLGALVGALTDTNPGEGIVTGLARFRFPLADPAAGSVNVVAERIRVSTVPVETVPVETVPVQTANTPASGTSATPPTSPVTETLTGTGTLDYANRELRNVNVQLSGAGTWDVRGQYTRQKVDLNAVFTGTTFTPALRLVPGLAGLEPSLKGTVRLSAAGTYDQPRGLLRAENVQGSLAGLSVQVPLFAGELPDSGAFTAGGRILTGGTVATDGTLDLSGQLTLGKLSGTRLKFSGLLAPEALGALPNTTATIEQNGEAWTLSAQSVSRNPVTGAGALMLSGTLTPRLDLNLNAQNYNLPLAAVYAKESALTGTLRAVDDGQFIHVSGAADFARLTLGRVNAPSTIPAPQNGAVSGQQDTPVNNFNSPLPEQFTTFPTPGEPADAVRRTLPLLERLLLEDIRLTAPSGIRVDENLARAEFGTQGLTISGTGARPRIEGKIESQRGSIFLRENEFQITEGNVTFAGDGVYPTFRILAQGTVPSSTTQQRVPITLKVEGDFRTVGGRPNVLYLNTALTCAGTTDQSCVNPSTGNAYNEAELYALVATGVPNLASLPDNLTALGSSALQTALNVFVLGEVERTLARALGVDVFRLTPTLATDGTLNATFTVGSYLTRNLFLQYQVDLTGAGLINATYTTPDGRFTLKASTPLTGLDIQSIRPSFSAAYNVKQASFSVGVTTNPTSTQFNFGVSYRLP, from the coding sequence ATGACGCGTCCTGGCTCGCCAGAGTTGACGCCGCCACCCTCACCTGCCCCACGCCGCCGAAAAGCGCGCAAGTGGCCGTGGGTGCTGCTGGGCGCGGGCCTGGCGCTGGGCGCAGTGGCGGCGTACTCCCCGGCGCTGTTCGGCAACCAGATCCTGGGGCGCCTGGGCGAGCAGGTCGGGGTCAAGGGCGGGCGGGTGAGGGGCCCCCTGTGGTCGCCCACCCTCTCGGACGCGGCCATCGACCTGCCGGGACTGACCGCCACGGCCGGGCGGGCAAACGTGACGGTGGTGTCGGCCAACCCCTTCACCAGGACAGCGCGAATCAACGTCAGCGTGAACGACGCCACCGTCAACCTGAAGCTGAAAGAGTTGATGTCCGGCACGGGCCAGCCTGCCGGTGGTGGCGGGGGCGGCTGGAAAATCATCGTCAACCAGGTGAACGTGCAGAACACGCGCCTGAACGTCGACGGACAGGGCGCGAATATTCCCAGCGTGACCGCCCGCATCAGCCGGGATGCCAGTGGAAAGATTCTGCTGCACGGCCGCACGCCCGAAGGTCCGCTGAGTGCGCAGGTGCAGGTGGCCGACACCGCCGCAGGGGCCAACCGCTTCACGGTGCATTTCGACGCGGACGCCCGCATTGCCCGCGATTACTGGAAGGGCATCGAGGCCGGTTGGCTGCGCGGGCAGTACGTCTTCGGGGACGGCCCCATTCAGGGCGACGTGAAACTGTACCGGGGCCTGCTGCGCGTACCGGAAGCGCAGTTCGTCACGGTGAAGAACGTCACGGGAACGGCGCTGCACCGGGGCGACCGCATCACCCTCAACCTCGCCGGAACGGGCTGGGACGGCCCGGTCACGGCGAAGGGCGGCGTCGACCTGAAAGCGCAGAACTGGACGGTCTCGGCGGACGCCACGCCCACGGTGGCGGGTCTGGCGCGCTCCCTGAACACGACCGGCCAGGGCAACCTGAAATTGCGCGTCACGGCGGGCGGCTGGAGCACCATTCGTGTGAAAGCCTACGCGCAGGGCGCAGGAACCCTGGCGGGCGTGCCCTTCAGCAACGCCAAGGCCGAATACACCCTGCTGAACAACGACACGCACCGCACCCCCCAGACCAACGACCTGAGTTTCAGCGCCGACACGGGCCTCTCCGGAAGTCAGAGACTGGAAGGCCAGTGGGCCTTCGGGCGCAAAGGCAGCGCCACCTGGAAGGGAGACTTGGCCGGGAAACCGCTGGACATCGCCGCCAGCATGAATGACGCGAACCTCGTCGCCCTGCGCGGCCGGGGGCTGGGGGGGCCACTGGCCGCCACTTTCGACCTGGAAGGGCAGCAGCTTGCCGCCACCTTCAGCCCCGCCTTCGCCGCCGCCAAAGCGGACATTACCCTGACGGGCACGCCGGAGAACCTCACAGCAGTGGTCAAGAACGGCGCGGCTGGCCCGTTCCCGCTGAGCGGCACGGCCCGCCTCACGAAAACGGGCGTCACCGCTGACTTCGGCACGGTGCAGCTCAATCTGGACAAGCAGTTCCGGGGAACGTGGCAGGCGCGGAACCTGACGGGCGCGGGTGTCACCCTCAGCGGCCGCGGCCGTCTGGACGCCACGGGCGGCGACGTGACCGGGGACGTGCAGGCGAAAGTGCCGGGCATCCCGCAGGCCCTCAGCGGGCCGCTGAACCTGAATTACATCGATCAGCGCGGCACCTTCCGCCCGGGCGGGCAGGTGTTGACATGGCAAGGAGACCAGTTCGGCCTGAAGGTCAAGGGGCTCGCCGTGGCGGGCGGAGCGCGGCTCAGCGGGAACCTGCGCGTCGACAGCAGGCTGAACGCCTTCGGGAACCTGCGCGTGCTGGGCAGCAGCTATGACCTGACCGCCACCGCGCTGGGCCAGTCCGCCCGGGTGCGCGGCACGGCGGCGGGAATTCCGGTGCAGGCGGACGCGCAGCTTCAGGCCCCCTACCTGACCACCGTGTCCATTCCCGGAACGGACGTGCGCGGTGTCCTTAGCGTGAACGAGCGGGTGAATTTTACGCTCAGCACCCGGCGCGACACCCTGCGCGGCGTCGTCGACGGGGAGCGCGTGAACGTGAACGGGCGCGTCAACCTGGCGGCCCTGGCCCCGGTGCTGCCCACGAAGAACCTCAGCGGCCTGGTGGAGATCAGTGCCGTGCGAACGGGCGCCAACACGCGCCTGAACGTGCAGACCGTGCGCCCCGTGCAACTGGACGTGGGCGGCCCCGCCGTGAACGTGGGCCACCTGGGCGTGAACCTCGACGGCAACCTGCGCGGCACCTGGCAGGTGCGCGGACTGACAGGTGCGGGCGCGGCGGCCAGTGGTGCCGGGCGCCTCGACCTCAACAGCGGGAACCTCGCGGGGAACGTGCAGGCGGACGTGCCGGGGATTGCCCGCCGCCTGAGTGGCCCGCTCAGCCTGAATTTCAGGGAGAACCGCGGCGAGTTCCGCCCCAGCGGTCAGGTGCTGTCGTGGCAGGGCCAGAATGTCCGCGTGCAGGCGAACGACCTGCCGCTGTCGGTGGGCGCGCGGGTCAGTGGGGACGTGCGCGTGGACAGCCAGCTGAACGCCTTCGGGACGCTGCGGGCCAGCGGAAACGGGTACAACCTGACCGCCCAGGCCAGGGGCGACCAGGCCAGCCTGCGCGGCACGGCGGGCGGCGTGAGCGTCGTGGCCGACACGTTCCTGAAAGCGCCTTACCGCACCACGGCCAGGCTGGAAGGCACGGACATCCGCGCGGCCATCAGTGTGCAGAACGGCGTGCGCTTCACTGTCTCCACGCTGGGAGACACGGCGTCCGGCGTGCTCAACGGCCCGAACCTGAACGCCAGCGGACGCGTGAACCTGGCCGCCTTGCGTCCCCTGCTGCCCCTGAAAGACCTGGGCGGCACGCTGGACTTGAACCTGGCCGGACAGGGCGGCACGGCGCGGGTCAGCGTGCTGACTTCCGGCGCGAATGTCAGTGGGACACTGACGCGGGCAGCGGGAGCAGACCCTTTCGGGCGGGTGCTGGCGAACCTGACGGCCACCCTGCCGGACGTGAACGGGGCGCGCCCCACCGCCCGCCTTTCCGGGCAGGTGTACCCGGAGGTGCAGACCGGCGGCACGGTCACTTACCAGAACCAGAAGCTGAACCTGGCAGTGAACGGCCCTTACGGTTCGCTGGCCGCCCGTGTGACCGGGCGCACCGGGCCACTGGCGTTCGGTGGGGTGAGTGTGCCGGCGCAGGCCGTGAACATTCGCGCCGCGCTGACGCCCAGCCTCAGCGCCAGCGGCACCTGGGGCAACCTCCGTGCCACCTATGACGGCAAAACGGGCCTGACCCGCGTGGCCGGGCGCCAGGCCCTCACGGCCTTCGGGCAGAGCGGGCAGGTGCAGGGCCGCGCCACCTGGGGGCCGGGCTTCAAGGGCGCGGTGGACGTGCGCGGCGTGCTGGATCAGTACACCCTGGCGGCCAGTGGCCCCTGGAGTCGCCTGAACGTCCTGCTGACCGACGCCCAGGGGCTGCGCGGTACAGGAACGGCCTCGCTGCCGGGTGGGCGCTACGACATTGAAGTGAACGGCCCGCTGACCATCCCCGGCCAGGAAAGGCTGATCGTGAGCGGGAAGGTGCAGGGCACCGGCGCCAACCCGCGCGGCACGGTGCTGCTGCGCGACCCACGGGGCGGTCAGGCCCGCGTGACCCTGAACGGGTTCGACAACCTGAACGTGACCGCAGAGCGCCTGACCCTGGCCGGACAGACGCTGGACGGAACGCTGAGCGCCCAGAAGGGCCTGCTGACGGGAACGCTGAAAGCCGGGCCTTTGACCGTGGTGGCGGCCAACGGACGCCTGCGCGCCACCGGGAATTTCGCCGGAAACGACGTAGTCGCCAGCGGCCGCCTGATCTTGCCCGCGACCGTCAGTGACCTGAACGTGCGCGTCAGTGGGCCTTACCTCACGGCGCAGGCGTCCGGCAGTGCGGCCAACCTGCGCGGGCAGGTGAACCTGAAAGCCCAGCGCTTCGGTTCACCTGCACTGGGGGTCATCGTTCCGGCCCAGACGCTGCCGCTGAGCGCTTCGCTGACGGGCGCCCGGGCGAACATTGCCGGGCTGGTCTATCAGGGGGGGCAGTGGAGGGGCCGCGCCGCCCTCGCCTACGCCTTGCAGACGCAGGCCGCTGGAAAGCAGGTGGGCAGGCTCACGCTGGTCGGTGGTGGAAACACCCTGGCCGCGCTGCCGTCCGGCCCGCTGGAAGGGCGCGTGCAGGTGCTTCCTGCGCTGGGAGGCACGCTGTCGGCCCGCCTCGCGCCGTTCATAGGTGTGCTGCCGGAAAAACTGCGCGCTTACGTGCAGCCGGGCCGGCTGGTGGCGCAGGTGTGGGCCACCGGCGCGGAGTTGACCCTGCAACAGACCCGTTACCTGCAAGAGCCGCTGGGCCTGAACGCCCACGTGGACTGGCGCAGCGTGAATGGGCGCCGCGGCGTTCAGGTGCAGGGGGCCTTGACCCACCCCGGCTCACGCCTCCCGGTGCAGTTCGATGGCAAAAACCTGTCGGTGCGGGGCGCCACCCTGGATGCCCGCGCCCTGCGCCCCCTGCTGGACGGCGCTGGCGGGCGCGTGAACCTCGACCTGAACGTTCCCGAACTGAAGTTCGGCCGCGCCACCGGGCAGGCGGGCGTCAATATCGCCCTGCAGGGCCAGCGGGCGGTGGGCCGCGTGACCCTGCGCGGCGGGCAGCTGGCGGCGAACCTCAGCAGTACCCTGCAGGGATACGACGTGCGCCTGCTGGGGCCGATTTACCCGCGGGCGAACGCCACCTTGCAGGTCGTCGGGGGCACGGGAACCCGCGTGAACGCCACCTTGCAGGGAGACGCGGCACAGACCATTCGCCTGCGGGCACAGGGGACGGTGCAAAACCAGCCGCTGAACGTCACGGCATGGGCAAATGGCCTGACCGGGAACACGTCGAGCGTGAAAGCGGCGGGCTCCTTCGCGGGCGCGGCGCTGGACATCGCCCTGAACAGGAGCGGCGGCGCGGGGCTGGCCGCCTGGAAGGCCAGCGGCACGCTGAACGTTCCGGACTTGCGCCCGCTGGCGAACACCGCAGGCCGCGTTAACGCCGTCCTTGGCGGCACGCTGGCGAACCTGAACCTGCTGGCTTCCGGCGAGGCGGCGGGGGTGAACTTCAGCGCCCCGGCCCGCTTCCAGAACGGTGTGCTGAGCGTGCGGGACGCGCAGGCCAACCTGGCGCAGGGGAACGTGACCGCCAGCGGGAACCTCTTCCCTACCCTGGCCCTGAAGGCCCGCGCCGACGTGCGGGACGTGTTGCCGGGCCAGTACACCGCGCAGGTGACGGGCACCTTCTCGCGGCCTGACGTGAGCGTGACCGGGAAACTGAGCCGCGCCGTGAACGGGCTGGACGTCGCCGCCACCACCCTGAATGCCCGGCTGCTCGGCAAAACCTGGAAGGCGGAGTTCACGGGCGGCAAGGTCAGTGGAACCGTGCGCGGCCAGCTCGACAGCGGCGCGGTGGCGGGGTTGCAGAACGCCAGCCTGAACCTTAACACCCGTTACGCCAGCGGCGAGAACGACGTGCGCCTGCGCGGGCCGCTGGGCTGGAATGCCCGCAGCGGCTGGCTGGGCAACCTGCGCGTGACCGGCGACGTGCCGGGCGGGCCGCTGGACGCCATCTTCACCGGCCAGGGGCCGCTGACGGCCACCGGCACGCTGGGAATCAGGGAAAAACAGGCCGGATTCAACGCCGTGCTGCCCGCGAACCTGCCGCTGAAACCGGCGGGAAGCATCACCGTCACGCGCCTGGATGCCGGGGCGTTCTGGGGCCGCGCCGGACAGCTGCAGGCCAGCGGAACCGCCACGCTCGGCGGGCCAGCCTGGAACCGGGTCGAGGCGACTTTTGCCGGTCAGTTGACCGATAGCGCCGGAGAACTGAGCGGACAGTTGAACGCCCGTTACGCCGCCGGGAATGTGGACGCCACGCTGAACGGCCCCCAGGTCACGGGTTCGGCCACGCTGCGAAACGGACGGTACGACGCGACCCTCAAATCTGCCCCCCTGCATCTGGCACGGCTGCTGCCGGAAAGCACCGGGGTGGCTGACCTGACCTTCGCCGGAACTGTGCAGGCGCGGGGCAGCGCGGCGGGCGGGCCGGAACGGCTCACCTTGCAGAACGTGAAACTGAAAGGCACCCAGGCGCAGGCCGGGCCGTTCAGCCTGTACGGCTCGGCCGAGTACCAACCGCGCGGCGAACTCCTGAAGGCGAACCTGCGCGGCTCGCTGCGCGGCGGTCTGATCTCGGCGGTGGGCGAAATGCCGGCCGGACTGAACGTGCAGGTGAACGGCGTGCCCACGAATTATCCGGGGGCGGCGTCCTTCGGCACCGGCAAAGCAGACGGCACCGTGACGCTAACGGGCCAGGCCAGCGACCCGTTCCTGAGCGGCAACCTGAATGTCCTGACAGGCGACCTGGCCGCCCGTTTGACCGTCAGTGGCCGGGGGCGTGACCCGCAACTCAGCGCCCGCGCCACCCTGAACGGCGGCACGACCGGCACGCTGTACGCCGAGGCCAGCACCTTCGATTTCCAGAAGGGCACTGCGCGGACGAAGGTGTACGGCACGGTTCGGCGCGCTCAGAATATCGCGGACGTGAACCTGTCCGGCGTGTGGCCCGACCTGAGCGGCACGGTGCAGGCGAAGGTGGACGGCCTGGCCTCCCCCGTGCGCCTCACCGGAGACGGGCGCGGCGGGTACGCCCTGAACGCCGGCACGCTTGGCCGCGGGAATCTTCAGTTGACCCGCACGGCGACGCTGATTCCGAAACTGAGCGGCAGCCTGAACCTGAACCCCCTGACGCTGGTGGACGGGTCGAAAGGGCAGGCAGACGTGGCGGTGACTCTAGGTGGCCTCCTGAACGCGCCGACGCTGGCTGGCTCCATCACCACCGTGGGCGCGGAAGTGGCGGGGGTCACGCTGCTCGACACGACGGGAACGGTCACGGGAACGCTTCAGAACCTGACCGGAACGCTGCGGCAGGGCACGCAAACCGTCGGGACGCTGAACGGGCGCACCCTGACCCTGACCGACTTTGGCGTGAAGGCGGCCGGCAGCACCCTGCGGGCCAGCGGCACAGCGAACCTGAACGGTGTGGCCGACCTGGCGCTGACCAGCGTGGGCGCGGTGCAGGGAACCCTGAAAGTCGATTACCGGGAGGCCCTGCTGAAAGCCAGTGGTAACGTCGCCACGCAGGGCTTCACGGGCAGCGTGAACGTGCAGGCCAGTCAGAAAACAGGCTGGAACGGCACGGCCCGCGTCACAGGTGGGCCGAACGGTCTGCTGACGCAACCCGCCGAACTGAAGGTCAGCGGGCCGTTGGCACAACCCCTGCTGACCGGCCAGGCCGGGGTGCTGGGCGCCCAGGCACGCATCGTGGCCAGCCAGAAGCTGGTAAATATCCGCCTGGTGGATGGCCCCGGCGCCACCGCCAGCGGGGCGGTGCAAATCCAGCCGGACGCGGCCGGGGAGTGGCGCTGGAGTGGCGCGACCAGCCTGACCCGCCCGGAACTCAGCCTGAGCCTCACGCCCAGCGGGCCGCTGGCTGATCCGCAGGTGGTGCTCAGCGTGCGCCGGGGCGAGTGGCGGGCCTCCGGGACGGCCAGCCGTGAAAACGCCGACCTGAACGTGAGCGATGGCACCGCCTCCGGGCGGGTCACCTGGAAAATGGACGCTGCGGGGCAGAGCGGACAACTGGGCGTGAACCTGCCGGGCCTGAACCTGGGAACGCTGGACGTGAAGGGCCTGAACGGGATCGTGACCGCGAACGGGGTACTGAATACGCAGGCACAGAACGGCAACCTCGCTTTCACGGTGAAGGGCTTCACCACGCCGCAGGAAGTGCCGGTGGTGGGTTTGCAGCCCGCCGGCGACATCACCGGGCAGGTCAGCCTGGCCGCCGGCGTGCCGAAGCTTCAGGCCAGCGCGAACCTGAATGTCGGCACGCTCAACCTGAACGCCACGCAGGTGAAGGTGAACGGCGAAAACCGCTGGGCCGGCACGCTGGGCGGCACCATCCGCAAGGATCAGGGAAGCGTACTGGTCAACCTGAACGCCGATACGAACGGTCTGCGTGGTCAGGTCAGTGCTACGAATTACGTGCTGAGCGTGTCCGGGCAGTCCACCACCGTGAACGGCACCCTGACGCTGAACGGCCAGACCTTCGATGCCAGCGGGCGCCTCGGCAATGGGCGCGGCACCCTGACGGCCAGTGGCGGCATCGCGGACATCCTCCCGGCGCTGCAAAACATTGTGGCGCTCAGGCCCACCGGCGACGGCTACACCGCCCGCGCGGTGCTGAACGACCTGGACATCGAGCGCCTGAACGTCGCGCCGGGCCTGAGCGGCAGGGTCAGTGGCGAGGCCAACCTGAACGATGGGGGCGGCACCTTCTTCCTGCAGTCGAATGCCCTGAAACTGGGGCCGAAAACGCTGCCGGCCCGCATCGAGGGAACGCAGGCCACCGGCAGCTGGCGTCTGCGCGGCTTCCTGGGCGAAACGGAATTCACGGCGGGGCTGGACGCCCGCTCGGAGGTGTTCGGGCAGGCGAACCTGCGGGCCCTGCCGCTGGGCGCCCTGGTCGGTGCCCTCACCGATACCAACCCCGGCGAAGGCATCGTGACCGGGCTGGCGCGTTTCCGTTTCCCGCTGGCCGACCCGGCAGCCGGCAGCGTGAACGTCGTGGCCGAACGCATTCGCGTCAGCACGGTACCTGTAGAGACTGTACCTGTGGAAACTGTGCCCGTACAAACAGCGAACACCCCGGCCTCCGGTACGTCTGCCACGCCCCCGACTTCCCCGGTCACGGAAACCCTGACGGGAACGGGCACGCTGGATTACGCCAACCGCGAGTTGCGCAACGTGAACGTGCAACTGTCCGGCGCGGGCACCTGGGACGTGCGCGGCCAGTACACCCGCCAGAAAGTCGACCTGAACGCTGTTTTTACCGGGACGACCTTCACGCCGGCGCTGCGCCTGGTACCGGGTCTGGCAGGCCTGGAACCCAGCCTGAAAGGCACCGTGCGCCTGAGTGCAGCGGGCACCTACGACCAGCCGCGTGGGCTGCTGCGGGCCGAGAACGTGCAGGGCAGCCTGGCCGGCCTCAGCGTGCAGGTGCCGCTGTTCGCCGGGGAGTTGCCGGACAGCGGGGCCTTCACGGCGGGCGGGCGCATCCTGACCGGCGGCACCGTGGCCACCGACGGCACCCTCGATCTGAGCGGGCAACTGACGCTGGGCAAACTCAGCGGTACGCGCCTGAAATTCAGCGGCCTGCTGGCCCCCGAGGCTCTGGGCGCCCTGCCGAACACCACCGCCACCATCGAGCAAAACGGCGAGGCCTGGACGCTCAGCGCCCAGAGCGTCAGCCGCAACCCCGTAACCGGCGCGGGCGCATTGATGCTCTCGGGCACCCTGACGCCGCGCCTGGATCTGAACCTGAACGCCCAGAACTACAACCTGCCACTGGCCGCCGTGTACGCCAAGGAAAGCGCCCTGACCGGCACCCTGCGGGCGGTGGACGACGGGCAGTTTATTCACGTGTCCGGCGCCGCCGACTTCGCCCGCCTGACGCTGGGCCGCGTGAACGCCCCCAGCACCATTCCCGCCCCGCAAAACGGGGCCGTGAGCGGCCAGCAGGACACGCCCGTCAACAACTTCAACAGTCCGCTGCCCGAGCAGTTCACGACCTTTCCCACGCCGGGCGAGCCGGCGGACGCTGTCCGCCGCACCCTGCCGCTGCTGGAGCGTCTGCTGCTGGAGGACATTCGCCTGACCGCCCCCAGCGGCATCCGCGTGGACGAGAACCTGGCCCGCGCCGAGTTCGGCACGCAGGGCCTGACCATCAGTGGCACCGGCGCACGCCCCCGCATCGAGGGAAAAATAGAGTCGCAGCGCGGCAGCATCTTCCTGCGCGAGAACGAATTCCAGATCACCGAAGGCAACGTAACTTTCGCCGGGGACGGCGTGTACCCCACCTTCCGTATCCTGGCGCAGGGCACCGTGCCCAGCAGCACCACGCAGCAGCGCGTGCCCATTACCCTGAAGGTGGAAGGGGATTTCCGCACGGTGGGCGGGCGGCCCAACGTGCTGTACCTGAACACGGCCCTGACCTGCGCGGGCACCACCGACCAGAGCTGCGTGAACCCCAGTACCGGCAACGCCTACAACGAGGCCGAACTGTACGCGCTGGTCGCCACGGGCGTGCCCAACCTGGCCTCCTTGCCGGACAACCTGACCGCGCTGGGCAGCAGCGCCCTGCAAACCGCCCTGAACGTGTTCGTGCTGGGCGAGGTCGAGCGGACGCTGGCCCGCGCCCTGGGCGTAGATGTGTTCCGCCTGACCCCCACCCTGGCGACCGACGGCACCCTGAACGCCACCTTCACGGTCGGGTCGTACCTGACCCGCAACCTCTTCCTGCAGTACCAGGTCGACCTGACCGGCGCGGGCCTGATCAACGCGACGTACACCACGCCCGACGGCCGCTTTACCCTGAAGGCCAGCACGCCGCTGACCGGACTGGACATCCAGAGCATCCGCCCCAGCTTCAGTGCCGCGTACAACGTGAAGCAGGCCAGTTTCAGCGTGGGCGTGACCACCAACCCGACCTCCACGCAGTTCAACTTCGGCGTGTCGTACCGCCTGCCGTAA
- a CDS encoding NYN domain-containing protein: MQYVVHRPRVGVFIDTQNLYHSARDLLERTVNFETILQSATRDRELLHAISYTVERDGEATSRPFIYKLSTLGFKVRRMTLTLHHVTDGGKPIYSGNWDMGIVADMVRLMDHLDIVVLGSGDGDFTDIVEVLQERGKRVEVIAFREHTSQDLIDAADRFTHLPDIDGALMPARVKNGKATPEEDPATA, encoded by the coding sequence ATGCAATACGTGGTCCATCGCCCCCGCGTCGGGGTGTTCATCGACACGCAGAACCTCTACCACAGCGCCCGCGACCTGCTGGAGCGCACCGTGAATTTCGAGACCATCCTTCAGTCCGCCACGCGTGATCGTGAGCTGCTTCACGCGATCAGTTACACCGTGGAACGCGACGGTGAGGCGACCTCGCGGCCGTTCATCTACAAGCTCTCGACCCTGGGGTTCAAGGTGCGGCGCATGACCCTGACGCTGCACCACGTCACTGACGGCGGCAAACCCATCTACAGCGGCAACTGGGATATGGGCATCGTGGCCGACATGGTGCGCCTGATGGATCACCTGGACATCGTGGTGCTGGGCAGCGGAGACGGGGACTTCACCGATATTGTGGAAGTGCTTCAGGAGCGCGGCAAGCGGGTCGAGGTGATCGCTTTCCGGGAGCACACCAGTCAGGACTTGATTGACGCCGCCGACCGCTTTACGCACCTGCCGGACATCGACGGGGCGCTGATGCCCGCCCGCGTGAAGAACGGCAAGGCCACGCCGGAAGAAGACCCCGCCACCGCATGA